Proteins from one Nerophis lumbriciformis linkage group LG08, RoL_Nlum_v2.1, whole genome shotgun sequence genomic window:
- the znf292a gene encoding zinc finger protein 292a, which translates to MAEGETEKEYDTREAIDELRGRFHGLTTALRESAQSPLEASLHFCQDFCQVLVEHAGRWKTDEDPLPLLEVYTLAVLSFAKAASCLSAECENVPLLLEKLALSCAELVLLLPENIPGALWEEFQSSMKLAHSLLQESGSAQLHPLFALAQQDGVWSNITLSSILSNTIPQTEQVHEYLELEGPNLLSMRVKHLIKIDSVDKAATLAKMCSEYPGYEGKGNFKQTYLLCVCMTKSQGQLMEEISPIDCKDALEMICNLESEGDEKGALCLCSAFLKRQLLQGEVYCAWELTLFWSKLLMRLETSPDTFLSHSKELALLCRSVCHILFLIKVIQNEVGEVGLPVCVEMCIQALKMTSSDHKDSKSTICKTISCILPTDLEVKRACQLTEFLLQPTVDSYYAVESLYNEPDQKPEEDGSLPVPNSLRCELLLALKTQWPFDPEFWDWKTLKCNCLSLMGEEAAIVSSIDTLNDTDEQEMESTLGKLPEYKDLEDFLLNTTNELSEITDEKEKNRETKKLREQGFVSARFRNWQAYMQYCVLCDKEFLGHRIVKHAQKHFKDGVYLCPICANGFETREVLEPHVALHVKESCKERLAAMKTVRKGIKPFHSPKSPSKSIGVDSVNINPQIGLQSAKVEQTTSEAQINPDCFCPVKNCSKAFKVFRNLMAHVRSHKNDDEAMRFLQIQKQKVVCQYCRRQFVNVRHLNDHLQMHCGSKPYICIQLDCKANFNSNSELLMHRKTHKDFKAKCMFPNCGQIFNEAYLLYDHEAQHYLTYTCQTDNCGKIFYSQTEFVAHQQIHNTPNAMVINKSSHVIPNVEPLQESVLCMVDTHPAVVCLDTNNSDAPMSEASMANISSCSSPDGVGELIPVRVKHSIENMLNSVAHIELRDPQKCYTPLTNPSLAPAAPVLPHAHHAMAKQAKIPPVYPEPLEIHLVASQQGGGQTSQANNCQKVIPLMIEPSQIKTEIPAQGYPQTMPDVSNNDDNLHSCPHSECTRAYSTNKSLSRHVKKQHPEIFDDWKLAKKYNKVTNITARKGRVALTRPLPKENKPTHQPGQLCNKSEIEQINYPIGRSTSPAQCYPSSMDPVPITPMVNPTLYPSWSGSTNTSELMQPDMSQSWSAPPVNSTYPESFNMNEYPSRSYPQWQPDPYHGTQPPHPAEREQSMVALHGSTRSPSDSSLMSQYLSSSLMLDNGGQMHNGGHQFGLMPPEGSGVSMDMRKNSQSNLSVQVDNGNSMSTIHSLPEGSYHTPYAQSENSTSQSSPVNIPVKCSSPEAQAISKPATEIIKTENIAAPAYEQMDNAVDGMLSPHSVPQTDFNFEGDCTNAECEVADDKDDGEALKGKRGKLSKRTKWPAIIKDGKVICRRCFREFSSTKSLGGHLSKRSQCRPVDEIDLTADLPTSFLDFLNDPLVPEANGAMFNMSNGDFVQEPCSLNALSSSIVLKQEPQNTNITDYSNISAAAPENQQEKAAGLANTAVAAPHQEDHLMEISNAFQRLDLIEAAQEKMRSSLSQALNPPRCDTISDVKKSKPTTSKKEEKVLPKVSKPFKCDQAKCDFSFMTKEALFKHLCKMHNYSNIMIEELKRTPSKLSPYTCQFCSKTFTRTTGLRIHYEKVHRLSKAEVQKLKMSAKKKGTLRPNDVSSSSKSTAKASCVTNFPVCLKSIKQEPLDIAIVPQIDTNNPETPQMASRGNPVNKGFPRTNTTVTCLPAAESYLNILPNDKSSVDRMEAVPESSREQLVDATCPDGTQQLSLPGKGEQPPGGKIKAPKFNPPVCSASYSPEKPSSSKTAPIQDETQKKLKKRLGLKMCDSDNAFNPYRPYRCVHEGCTAAFTIQHNLILHYRAMHQSSLPPSKAERSTESMSIPNGQESYENMDDHEIRCQVKNCSRVFMGITRLVQHYLLLHKFSRDKATSMMASMPIGTFNCDRPECALPFSSVDMYIEHIRSLHKEIAVSERGSADITCRCTHEGCNRFYSTKSNLLRHLIKKHDYVHNPRATDRRRIKAVGPFPGVNNGKENMENKFKMKKKLLKKKDGKAIEHWTNFGKPTLKTHEEASAMCTKKWSLQYPCMLIGCDAVERAEKSIFKHYVTHGLTERYIEDQRSQFIFCKKFPRSRCKGADKQEGVSGTSSEETEPEEGEKSTNQNVNSAADADANADANAAADANEDADADADVAANAFVAENADTVANADSDTVANANADADTVAEAVEIIPQEDTKLSNDESAESQISTVTESVVKRGRPRKPAIPTPACPQRMQTLRNRTTVSSSTENSNPGTPVATEQRDEAAMQGSFKPLGLEDSFLKFLETSESTHTSKRKSSDTPADELPSKRRQTLKLRSAVRTRTGCAKLVNFRNPHNLKSVSNVKIVMDSRLLSRGADRLLKQLQDMKPMVIIKRWLYSGS; encoded by the exons ATGGCGGAGGGGGAGACGGAGAAGGAATATGACACACGGGAAGCCATCGACGAGCTCCGCGGCCGCTTCCACGGCTTGACCACGGCCCTGCGGGAGAGCGCGCAGTCCCCGCTGGAAGCCTCGCTGCAtttctgccaggacttttgccAG GTCCTGGTGGAACATGCCGGCCGTTGGAAAACCGATGAGGATCCGCTGCCTTTGTTGGAGGTCTACACATTGGCCGTCCTCAGCTTCGCCAAAGCCGCCTCCTGTCTCTCCGCCGAATGTGAAAATGTGCCACTTCTACTTGAAAAGTTAGCATT GAGCTGTGCGGAGCTAGTGCTCCTACTGCCCGAGAACATCCCTGGTGCCTTATGGGAGGAGTTTCAGTCCTCCATGAAG TTGGCACACAGTCTTTTGCAAGAAAGTGGAAGTGCACAGCTTCACCCGCTCTTCGCTCTGGCACAGCAAGATGGCGTCTGGTCCAACATCACACTCAGCAGCATCTTGTCCAACACCATCCCTCAAACTGAGCAAG TTCACGAGTATCTGGAGTTGGAAGGTCCCAATCTCCTCAGCATGCGCGTAAAGCACCTTATCAAAATAGACAGTGTTGATAAAGCTGCCACTCTTGCGAAGATGTGCTCGGAGTACCCAGGATATGAAGGAAAAGGGAACTTCAAGCAAACTTATCTGCTCTGCGTTTGCATGACCAAAAGTCAGGGGCAGCTCATGGAAGAG ATATCACCAATAGACTGCAAGGATGCTCTTGAAATGATCTGTAACTTGGAGTCGGAAGGAGATGAAAAAGGCGCGCTCTGCCTATGCTCTGCCTTTCTTAAGCGACAGCTTCTCCAGGGAGAAGTTTACTGTGCCTG ggAACTGACACTTTTCTGGAGTAAGCTACTCATGCGTTTAGAGACGTCGCCGGACACCTTCCTCAGCCACAGCAAAGAGCTGGCTCTTCTCTGCAGGAGTGTCTGTCACATTCTTTTTCTTATCAAAGTCATCCAGAACGAG GTTGGAGAGGTGGGGCTTCCAGTTTGCGTGGAAATGTGCATCCAAGCTCTGAAGATGACTTCAAGTGACCATAAGGATAGCAAGTCTACCATCTGCAAAACTATTTCTTGCATCTTGCCGACTGATCTTGAAGTGAAGCGTGCATGTCAGCTTACTGAATTCCTCCTCCAGCCTACTGTTGACTCCTATTATGCCGTTGAGTCGCTTTACAACGAACCGGATCAAAAACCTGAAGAAGACGGGAGTCTACCGGTGCCCAATTCTTTACGCTGTGAGTTGCTGCTGGCCTTGAAGACACAGTGGCCTTTTGATCCAGAGTTCTGGGACTGGAAAACACTAAAATGCAATTGCTTGTCACTGATGGGAGAGGAAGCAGCTATCGTATCGTCTATCGACACGCTCAATGACACTGATGAACAAGAAATGGAAAGCACACTTGGAAAACTCCCGGAGTACAAAGATCTGGAGGACTTTTTGTTAAACACTACGAATGAACTCAGTGAAATCActgatgaaaaagaaaaaaacagagaGACAAAAAAACTCCGGGAGCAGGGATTCGTGTCGGCCCGGTTCCGAAACTGGCAAGCCTACATGCAGTATTGTGTTCTGTGTGACAAGGAGTTCTTGGGTCACAGGATAGTAAAACATGCTCAGAAGCATTTTAAAGATGGAGTGTATCTATGTCCTATTTGTGCAAATGGTTTTGAAACTAGGGAAGTTTTAGAGCCGCATGTAGCGTTGCATGTCAAGGAGTCTTGTAAAGAGCGTCTAGCCGCCATGAAAACTGTTAGAAAGGGAATCAAACCATTTCATTCCCCTAAGAGTCCTTCAAAAAGCATAGGAGTGGATTCTGTCAATATTAACCCTCAAATTGGCCTCCAATCCGCAAAGGTGGAACAAACAACGTCTGAAGCGCAAATCAATCCAGACTGCTTTTGTCCTGTAAAAAATTGTTCCAAGGCTTTCAAGGTTTTCCGCAACCTCATGGCTCATGTCCGGTCGCACAAAAACGACGACGAGGCCATgaggtttttacaaatacaaaaacagaaagTGGTGTGCCAATATTGTCGGCGGCAGTTCGTTAACGTCCGGCATCTCAACGATCATTTGCAGATGCACTGTGGGAGTAAACCGTACATTTGCATACAACTGGATTGCAAGGCTAATTTTAATTCCAATTCTGAGCTTCTCATGCATAGGAAAACACATAAAGACTTTAAGGCCAAGTGCATGTTTCCAAATTGTGGTCAGATTTTCAACGAGGCCTACCTTTTGTACGACCATGAGGCTCAGCATTACCTTACGTACACATGCCAGACAGATAACTGCGGTAAAATATTCTACTCACAGACTGAGTTCGTAGCTCACCAACAGATTCACAATACACCTAATGCTATGGTCATAAATAAAAGTTCTCATGTCATTCCAAATGTTGAGCCACTACAGGAGAGTGTGCTGTGTATGGTAGACACACATCCTGCAGTTGTTTGCCTTGACACCAATAACTCAGATGCTCCTATGAGTGAAGCATCAATGGCAAACATATCCTCATGCAGTTCCCCTGACGGTGTTGGAGAGCTCATTCCTGTTAGAGTGAAACATTCTATTGAAAACATGCTCAATTCTGTGGCACATATTGAATTGCGAGACCCACAGAAATGCTACACTCCACTGACAAACCCTAGTTTAGCACCAGCTGCACCGGTGCTTCCACATGCACACCACGCTATGGCGAAACAAGCCAAAATTCCCCCAGTTTATCCCGAACCCTTGGAAATACATCTTGTGGCAAGTCAACAGGGAGGAGGGCAAACTAGCCAAGCTAACAACTGTCAGAAAGTGATACCACTAATGATTGAACCTTCCCAAATTAAGACAGAAATCCCTGCGCAAGGATATCCCCAAACAATGCCGGATGTTTCTAATAATGATGACAACCTCCACTCCTGCCCACATAGTGAGTGCACAAGGGCTTACAGTACAAACAAAAGCTTGTCAAGGCACGTGAAGAAGCAACACCCTGAAATCTTTGATGATTGGAAATTGGCCAAGAAGTACAACAAAGTGACCAACATTACAGCAAGAAAGGGTAGAGTAGCTTTGACCAGACCGCTTCCCAAGGAAAACAAACCGACACATCAGCCAGGACAACTATGCAACAAATCGGAGATTGAGCAAATCAATTACCCAATAGGACGTTCAACCTCACCCGCCCAGTGTTATCCCAGCTCAATGGACCCTGTTCCCATCACTCCAATGGTGAACCCCACACTGTACCCATCTTGGAGCGGATCCACCAATACTAGTGAACTCATGCAGCCCGACATGTCACAGTCGTGGTCTGCACCTCCAGTGAACAGCACCTATCCAGAGTCCTTCAACATGAACGAGTACCCCTCTCGTAGCTATCCACAGTGGCAGCCAGATCCTTATCACGGCACACAACCACCTCACCCAGCTGAAAGAGAGCAATCAATGGTAGCTTTACACGGATCCACTAGGTCTCCTTCGGATTCAAGTCTGATGTCCCAGTACTTGTCTAGCTCGTTGATGCTTGACAACGGAGGGCAAATGCACAACGGAGGGCATCAATTTGGACTAATGCCTCCTGAGGGCAGTGGAGTTTCTATGGATATGAGGAAAAACAGTCAATCAAACCTGTCAGTACAGGTGGATAATGGGAACAGCATGTCAACAATTCATAGTCTACCCGAAGGAAGCTACCACACTCCATATGCTCAGAGTGAAAACTCAACCTCTCAAAGTTCACCGGTTAATATCCCTGTAAAATGTTCGAGCCCAGAAGCCCAGGCGATATCAAAACCAGCAACAGAAATAATTAAAACTGAAAACATAGCTGCCCCTGCTTATGAACAGATGGACAACGCAGTGGACGGCATGCTAAGCCCACACAGTGTCCCCCAGACGGACTTTAATTTTGAAGGAGACTGCACTAACGCAGAATGCGAAGTTGCTGACGATAAAGATGATGGTGAAGCGCTAAAAGGAAAACGCGGCAAGCTGAGCAAGCGTACCAAATGGCCGGCCATCATTAAGGACGGTAAGGTCATCTGTAGAAGATGCTTCAGAGAGTTTTCTAGCACAAAGTCCTTAGGAGGTCATCTGTCCAAGCGCTCGCAATGCAGGCCGGTAGACGAAATCGACCTGACTGCTGATCTGCCGACATCATTTCTTGATTTTCTAAATGACCCCCTTGTCCCGGAAGCTAATGGAGCCATGTTCAACATGTCCAATGGTGATTTCGTACAGGAACCTTGTAGCTTGAACGCTCTTAGCTCATCCATTGTACTGAAACAAGAACCTCAAAACACAAACATAACTGACTATTCCAATATATCTGCTGCTGCCCCTGAAAACCAGCAAGAGAAAGCAGCGGGGCTTGCTAACACTGCCGTCGCTGCTCCTCATCAAGAGGATCACTTGATGGAAATATCCAATGCCTTTCAAAGGTTGGATTTGATTGAAGCCGCCCAGGAGAAAATGCGGAGTAGTTTGTCCCAAGCGCTAAATCCTCCACGTTGTGATACGATCTCAGACGTAAAAAAAAGCAAACCCACAACaagcaaaaaagaagaaaaggttTTGCCAAAGGTATCTAAACCTTTTAAGTGTGACCAGGCTAAATGCGACTTTTCATTCATGACAAAAGAGGCGCTATTCAAACATTTATGTAAAATgcacaattattctaacattatgATCGAAGAACTGAAAAGAACTCCATCTAAACTGTCTCCGTACACTTGTCAAttttgctccaaaacattcacaagaACGACTGGTTTGAGAATTCACTACGAGAAAGTCCACCGATTGTCAAAGGCCGAAGTACAGAAGCTTAAGATGAGCGCTAAAAAAAAGGGAACATTGCGACCGAATGACGTTTCGTCTTCTAGCAAGTCGACAGCTAAAGCGAGTTGTGTTACGAATTTCCCAGTTTGCTTAAAGTCAATTAAACAAGAGCCCTTGGACATTGCAATCGTACCTCAAATTGACACAAACAATCCAGAAACTCCTCAGATGGCGTCTCGGGGAAATCCTGTAAACAAGGGCTTTCCCCGAACCAATACGACTGTCACCTGTTTACCCGCTGCTGAAAGCTATTTAAACATTTTACCCAATGACAAGTCATCAGTTGACCGTATGGAGGCAGTTCCTGAAAGTTCCCGAGAGCAACTGGTTGATGCTACATGTCCGGATGGCACACAGCAGTTAAGTTTACCAGGGAAAGGAGAGCAGCCCCCAGGTGGCAAAATAAAAGCACCGAAGTTCAACCCCCCTGTCTGCTCAGCTTCATATTCCCCAGAAAAACCAAGCAGCTCCAAAACTGCACCCATTCAAGATGAAACCcagaaaaagcttaaaaaaagACTGGGCCTTAAAATGTGTGACTCCGACAACGCCTTCAATCCGTATAGACCGTACCGCTGTGTTCATGAAGGATGCACTGCTGCTTTTACCATCCAGCACAATTTAATCCTCCATTACCGAGCCATGCATCAGTCGTCCCTGCCCCCGAGCAAAGCTGAGAGAAGCACAGAGAGTATGAGCATTCCAAACGGTCAGGAGAGCTACGAGAACATGGATGATCACGAAATAAGGTGTCAAGTGAAGAACTGCTCGCGGGTGTTCATGGGAATCACAAGGTTAGTGCAGCATTACCTCTTACTGCACAAATTCAGCCGGGACAAAGCCACctccatgatggccagcatgcCCATCGGGACTTTCAACTGCGACCGACCAGAGTGTGCACTCCCCTTCAGCTCTGTGGACATGTACATTGAGCACATAAGGAGCTTGCACAAAGAAATTGCCGTCTCTGAGAGAGGCTCGGCGGATATCACGTGCAGGTGTACGCACGAGGGCTGCAATCGCTTTTACTCCACAAAATCCAATCTTCTTCGCCACCTGATAAAGAAGCATGATTATGTTCACAATCCCAGAGCGACTGACCGAAGAAGGATTAAAGCAGTAGGGCCGTTTCCAGGAGTTAACAACGGAAAGGAAAACATGGAGaacaaatttaaaatgaagaagaAACTTTTAAAGAAGAAGGATGGGAAGGCCATTGAACATTGGACCAACTTTGGGAAACCTACGCTAAAGACCCACGAGGAAGCTTCAGCCATGTGCACTAAGAAGTGGTCATTGCAGTACCCGTGTATGCTTATAGGCTGCGATGCAGTGGAGCGAGCTGAAAAAAGCATATTCAAGCATTATGTGACCCACGGCCTCACTGAGCGATATATAGAAGACCAGAGGAGCCAGTTCATTTTCTGTAAAAAGTTCCCTCGATCCAGATGCAAAGGTGCCGACAAACAAGAGGGGGTGTCAGGCACGTCGTCTGAGGAGACTGAGCCTGAGGAGGGTGAAAAATCCACTAACCAAAACGTAAATTCAGCTGCAGATGCAGACGCTAACGCAGACGCAAATGCAGCTGCAGATGCAAATGAAGATGCAGATGCAGACGCAGATGTAGCTGCAAATGCATTTGTAGCTGAAAATGCAGATACAGTTGCAAATGCAGATTCAGATACAGTTGCAAATGCAAATGCAGATGCAGATACAGTTGCAGAGGCTGTTGAAATAATACCCCAGGAGGACACCAAGCTTTCCAACGACGAAAGTGCGGAGTCTCAAATATCCACTGTGACAGAAAGCGTAGTTAAAAGAGGGCGTCCCAGAAAACCTGCCATTCCAACACCAGCTTGTCCTCAGAGAATGCAAACCCTTAGGAATCGTACGACTGTTAGCAGCTCAACAGAGAACTCAAATCCTGGTACCCCAGTAGCCACAGAACAACGAGATGAAGCCGCGATGCAAGGGTCTTTCAAACCTCTGGGACTCGAGGACTCTTTCCTTAAGTTCTTGGAAACCTCAGAGTCGACACACACTTCCAAGCGCAAATCGAGCGACACACCTGCTGACGAGCTGCCGTCCAAGAGACGACAAACTCTCAAACTGAGGTCAGCAGTGAGAACAAGAACAGGTTGTGCAAAACTGGTAAACTTTAGAAATCCACATAATCTCAAATCGGTGAGCAATGTGAAGATTGTCATGGATAGTAGATTGCTTTCACGCGGTGCTGATCGTTTGCTCAAGCAGCTACAAGACATGAAGCCCATGGTCATAATAAAAAGGTGGCTTTACAGTGGTTCATAG